A stretch of DNA from Falsibacillus albus:
CGGTGATATCGTCGCTCGTTTCGAGAAAAAAGGGTTTCATTTAGCAGGAGCAAAATTAATGAGCATTTCCAAGGAATTGGCTGAACAGCATTATGGCGAACACAAAGAGCGTCCATTCTTTGGGGAGTTGGTTGATTTTATTACATCTGGCCCTGTATTTGCAATGGTATGGCAAGGTGAAAATGTAATTGCAACTGCACGTCAAATGATGGGTTCAACAAATCCTAAAGACGCTGCACCTGGAACAATCCGCGGTGACTTCGCTTTAACAGTAGGTAAGAATATTATTCACGGTTCTGATTCTCCTGAAAGCGCCGAAAGAGAAATCGGACTTTTCTTCAAGAATGAAGAACTTGTAGAATACAAAAAATTGATCAACGAGTGGATTTACTAATAATCAAAGAGGCTGATTTAAAAGATGGTTAATGACCGATCTTTTGGAGTCGGCCTCTCTTTTTTTGGTCTTTTCTCAAAGGTTGTTGTTTTTAACAGTTTTTTCTTTAAAATAACTCATCATATGAGCGGAAGGTGCGAGACCCCCGAGGGAACAGCTGGCGCGGTGAGACCCCGCAGCGAAGCGAGGTGATATAGGGCGGATGTTAGATTAAGTTCGGCACGCCGTGTGCCAGCATCGAACGACCTGACTTCGTGTGATGCCCCTCGGAAAGCGAGCATCCTGCAACGGAAATCAACCTTACACCACCTTTGATGAATAGCAACAAACTTTACAAAGATAGCGTTTTTTGACCATTTTTTGAATCCGTCCTTAATCAGATCAACTATAATTGTTTTAAAAAAATTGCCCCCACAATCAATCCTGAATTAGGTATAATTAGAATAATATACATATTACATATCGTTGGGGGAAAAGGAATGCCTGAGGATTACCTAGACTTTGTACAAAATATCAAACGCAGAACGGGAATCGATTTAGCCTTATATAAGGAAGGTCAGATGAAGAGGAGACTCACTTCTTTATATGAGAAAAAAGGATTTGAGTCATTCAAGCATTTTTATCAAGAAATGCAGTCGAATGCTGATTTGTTTCATGAGTTCCTCGATCGAATGACCATCAACGTTTCTGAATTTTATCGAAATGCAGCAAGGTGGCATGTTCTTGAAACGAAAATATTGCCACGGCTCCTTTCTGAAAAAAGCTCTCTGAAAATCTGGAGTGCAGCATGTTCGACGGGGGAAGAGCCCTATACAATTGCCATGATCCTTTCAAAATTCATGCCTCTCTCCAAAATTAAAATCATTGCAACTGATATTGATGAAAATGCGCTTAACAGAGCAAAGGCGGGGCTATATATCGAAAGGTCCCTCAATGAAGTGCCCAATGAGATGAAAGCAAAGTATTTTACGAAAGATGGGCATATGTTTAGGGTATCTGATGAAATAAAAAAAACGGTGAATTTTAAAAAACATAATTTGCTAGCAGATCCATACGAGCAAAATGTTGACATCATCGTTTGCCGTAACGTCTTGATTTATTTTACTGAAGAAGCCAAAAATTCTATCTACCAAAAATTCAGCGCATCCTTGAAATCCGGAGGAGCATTATTTGTTGGCAGTACAGAGCAGATTTTTAATCCGGCTGTATTCAACTTCGAAACTGAGGATACCTTTTTTTATAAGCGGCTGCCATGAATGATATCGATGGCAGTGAGCCACCTTCGTTTTGGATGGCAGCAAATTGTTGATTTCAAGGAAGATAGTAAAAAACATTGTAGTATGATGAAAGTCCCCCGATACCCGTATGTAAAATGGACAAGCGTCTGTTCCGGGGATTGCAGGGGACTTCTTTTGGATAATAGCCTTTATTTGAAAAAATTTTTTTAAATCTATACTATGTAGAAACAATAAAGTTATGTTATAGTGGAAAAATATAATCCTTTAGCGAGTTGAAGGGGGAAAGAGTTTTGAGATATATAACAGCAGGTGAGTCACATGGACCACAATTGACAACAATTATTGAAGGGATGCCGGCAGGGATGCCGCTGCTAGCCGAAGATATCAACCAAGAATTGGCAAGAAGGCAAAAAGGATATGGCAGAGGCAGAAGAATGCAAATTGAGAAGGATCGTGCGAATATCGTCGGAGGGGTAAGGCATGGCCATACGCTTGGTTCACCTCTTGCATTGACGGTTGAAAATAAAGATTGGACACATTGGACGAAGATCATGGGCATCGAGCCATTGAGTGACGATGAAGCAGAAGAAGTAAAGCGGAAAATACAGCGGCCTCGTCCTGGTCATGCTGATCTGGTAGGCGGCATGAAATATGGACATCGCGATTTAAGGAATGTGCTCGAACGTTCTTCTGCACGAGAAACGACCGTAAGGGTGGCGGCTGGTGCTGTAGCGAAGAAGCTCTTGAAGCTGTTGGGGATCGAGGTTGCTTCACATGTTAGGGAAATTGGCGGTGTTAAAGCAGAGGATTGTTCTTATACCTCCATTCAGGAACTTCAAGAGAGAACTGAGGAATCCCCGGTTAGATGCTTGGATGACGGTGCAGCACAAAAAATGATGGAGGCGATTGATACTGCGAAAAAAAATGGCGATTCAATCGGAGGCATCGTTGAGGTAATCGTAGAAGGTATGCCAGCTGGGGTCGGAAGCTATGTTCATTATGATCGAAAGCTGGATGCGAAGGTTGCCAGGGCGGTCATGAGCATCAATGCTTTTAAAGGAGTCGAGTTCGGTCTTGGGTTTGAAATGGCCCATAAGCCAGGTAGCGAAGTACATGATGAGATTGCATGGAATGAAAAGGATGGCTATTATCGCAAAACGAATCGCCTTGGTGGTTTTGAAGGCGGAATGTCCACCGGCATGCCAATCGTCGTAAAGGGTGTCATGAAGCCGATTCCTACACTGTATAAACCACTTCAAAGTGTGGATATTGAAACGAAAGAGCCTTTCTCTGCAAGTATCGAAAGGTCTGACAGCTGTGCAGTACCTGCTGCTGCAGTAGTTGCTGAAGCGGTTGTAGCATGGGAATTGGCAGCAGCAATTATCGAACAATTCAACAGTGATCGATTTGATGCATTGGTCAAAACCATTGATGAGCATCGCCAATACACTGAGGAGTACTAGGATGGAAAAGCTGCAAATATTGACAGAATCAAAGAAGTACCCAGTTTTTATCGGTGAAGATAGTATTCAATCAATCAGTGAATTGTTGAAAGACAATGTCGGGGCTTATTCGAAACTATTGATCATTACCGATGAAACGGTAGCCAGCCTTCACCTGGAAGTCCTGCAATCTTACTTGAAGGAAAATGGTCAAGCAGCTGTGCACATTGTACCGGCAGGTGAGAGCTGTAAGACTTTTAAGGTTTATGAAGATTGTCTGTCTTTTGCAATCCAAGAAGGACTTGACCGAAAATCTGTGATTATCGCTTTTGGCGGTGGTGCAGTTGGCGATCTGGCAGGTTTTGTAGCGGCCTCTTTCATGAGGGGGATCAGATTTGTTCAAGTGCCAACCACGATCCTGGCACATGATAGTGCTGTCGGCGGCAAGGTCGCAATCAATCATCCGCTCGGGAAGAATATGGTCGGTGCCTTTCATCAGCCGGAATTTGTATTATACGATATCCAATTCCTTCAGACGCTGCCTGCCAAGGAACTGCGGTCTGGGTTTGCGGAAGCAATCAAACATGCACTTATATCGGATATTTCTTTTTATGAATATCTAAAAGAGAATATAACTGAAATCAATGATCTAATAAGAAATCAAGACGTGCTTATTTATATCTTGAAAAAAGGAATTCAAGTAAAAGCAGACATAGTTGAAAAAGATGAGAAAGAGGCCGGTGTCCGAGCGTTTTTGAATTTCGGCCATACATTGGGCCACGCGATTGAAGCGGAAGCTGGATATGGAACCATCACTCATGGGGAAGCAGTGATGATAGGGATGGTTTTTGCATTAAAAATAAGCATAGAAACATATGATATTCCATTTTCATTGGTGGATTTCATCTCTTGGATACGGGTGCTGGGATATCAAATTGAACCAACCCAAGTTTCATTTGAGCAGTTATGGCAATGGATGGTTCGTGATAAGAAAGCTGTACAAAATAATCCTGTCTTCGTTTTATTGAAGGAAATCGGTGAACCTGAATTGGTGAAGTTGGATAAAACGTATTTGCAAAAGGTTTATCATGAACTTTTTTCTCTTTCCAATTAATCAACAAATGTCATCATAGCATCAGCAATGCTTTAGATAAAAGTCCAATAACAGAAAGGAGAGGTTGCTTTGTTAAGAGGGATCCGGGGAGCGACTACCGTGGAGAAGGATAGTGAACAAGAGATTTTACTAGCTGCCAAGGAATTGATTCAGCATATGATTTCAGCAAATAAATTGGAAGCAGATCAGGTAGCCTCTATCTTTATTTCTGCGACACGTGATTTAACGACCGCATTTCCTGCAAAAGCCGCAAGGGATTCAGAAGAGTGGAAATATGTCCCTGTAATGTGCGTTCAAGAACTGGAAGTAGCGGGTGGACTGGAAAGGTGCATTCGAATTATGATGCACGTAAACACAAATGTCAGCCAAAAAGAAGTACAACATGTATACTTAAGGAAAGCAATGTCATTACGCCCAGATTTACTTAAAGAGAAAAATTAAGAAAATGGTGGGGATGGATAATATGAAATGGAAAGAACAGATATTAAATTTAAAAGCATACCAGCCAGGGAAATCCATTGATGAAGTGAAGAAGATGTTCAATTTAGAGAAAATCACGAAGCTTGCTTCCAATGAGAATCCTTTTGGCTGTTCACCGGTTGTTAATCAAATGCTGCAGTCATATCAGCCTTTAAGGTCGCTCTATCCTGATGGCTATGCCGCTAAATTAAGGGAAGCAACAGCAGAGTTTTTAAATGTGTCGGAACGTCAATTAATATTCGGGAATGGTTCCGATGAGATTATCCAAATCATATCAAGGGCGTTGTTGAAGCCTGGCGTAAATACTATTATGCCCGCGCCTTCTTTTCCGCAATATCGCCATAATGCAATCATAGAAGGGGCAGAAATCAGGGAAGTGCCGCTTGTTGACGGAGCGCACGATTTATCTTCTATGCTCGCTCAAATTGATGAAGCAACTGCGGTGGTTTGGTTATGCAGCCCGAATAATCCATCTGGGAAGTATATCAATGAACAAGGATTAGTAGGTTTTTTGAACAAAGTGCCGGATGATATTTTGGTTGTACTGGATGAAGCATACTATGAGTATGTCGTGGCAGATGATTATTATGATTCACTTGAACTGGTGAAAAAACATGAAAATTTACTGGTGCTTCGGACATTCTCTAAAATATATGGCCTTGCAAGCTTCAGGGTTGGATATGGTTTTGGACAGGAAAATTTAGTTCAAACGCTGGAACCGGTAAGGGAACCGTTTAATACGAACGTTTTGGGTCAGGCTGCAGCAGCAGCGGCCATTCAAGATCAAGACTTTGTCCACGCATGTAAAGAGGAAAACAGAAAAGGCTTGGAGCAATTTTATCAATTCTGCAGGGAGCACAATCTTACTTATTTTCCATCCCAAGGGAATTTTATCTTAATCGATTTTAACCGGGACGGAGATGAGGTATTTCAATTCCTTCTTTCAGAAGGCTATATCGTCCGCTCAGGCCAAGCACTTGGTTACCCGACATGTGTGAGGGTCACGGTAGGATCGGCAGAGCAAAATAATGGTGTGATTGAATCAATGAAAAAATTATGGAATGCTTAAACGCTCATTCATTTCTATGAAAGGTTGGGGAGTAATTGAGAGGTAATGTCATCATTGTCGGACTGGGCTTGATCGGGGGCTCCCTGGGCATTTGTTTAAAAAAGGCACATCCAGAAGCGAAAATTGTTGGGATTGATACGAATCCTGAACATATCCAATTGGCAAAAGTCCTCGGGATAATAGATGAAAGTGCAAATGACCTGACGGAATCGGCTTCTGATGCAGATTTAATTATCCTATCCACGCCTGTTCAACAAACAGAGAAATTATTGCGGCTCTTAACCGGGCTTCCCCTGAAGGAAAATGTCATTATTACGGATACCGGAAGTACGAAAGAAAAAATCATGATCTTGGCGGAGCAGTTAAATATCAACTCATTCGTAGGCGGGCATCCGATGGCAGGTTCCCATAAAAGCGGTGTTGCAGCCGCAAAGGATATTCTGTTTGAAAATGCGTTCTATTTATTGACGCCCGGTGGAAATAAAGAAAAAGCAGAAATATTGAAGGATTGGCTGATTGGTACAAAAGCTCAATTCGTTGAAACGACTCCATCAGAGCACGATAAAATGACG
This window harbors:
- the aroH gene encoding chorismate mutase, with the protein product MLRGIRGATTVEKDSEQEILLAAKELIQHMISANKLEADQVASIFISATRDLTTAFPAKAARDSEEWKYVPVMCVQELEVAGGLERCIRIMMHVNTNVSQKEVQHVYLRKAMSLRPDLLKEKN
- the hisC gene encoding histidinol-phosphate transaminase, coding for MKWKEQILNLKAYQPGKSIDEVKKMFNLEKITKLASNENPFGCSPVVNQMLQSYQPLRSLYPDGYAAKLREATAEFLNVSERQLIFGNGSDEIIQIISRALLKPGVNTIMPAPSFPQYRHNAIIEGAEIREVPLVDGAHDLSSMLAQIDEATAVVWLCSPNNPSGKYINEQGLVGFLNKVPDDILVVLDEAYYEYVVADDYYDSLELVKKHENLLVLRTFSKIYGLASFRVGYGFGQENLVQTLEPVREPFNTNVLGQAAAAAAIQDQDFVHACKEENRKGLEQFYQFCREHNLTYFPSQGNFILIDFNRDGDEVFQFLLSEGYIVRSGQALGYPTCVRVTVGSAEQNNGVIESMKKLWNA
- a CDS encoding CheR family methyltransferase; translation: MPEDYLDFVQNIKRRTGIDLALYKEGQMKRRLTSLYEKKGFESFKHFYQEMQSNADLFHEFLDRMTINVSEFYRNAARWHVLETKILPRLLSEKSSLKIWSAACSTGEEPYTIAMILSKFMPLSKIKIIATDIDENALNRAKAGLYIERSLNEVPNEMKAKYFTKDGHMFRVSDEIKKTVNFKKHNLLADPYEQNVDIIVCRNVLIYFTEEAKNSIYQKFSASLKSGGALFVGSTEQIFNPAVFNFETEDTFFYKRLP
- the aroC gene encoding chorismate synthase; translation: MRYITAGESHGPQLTTIIEGMPAGMPLLAEDINQELARRQKGYGRGRRMQIEKDRANIVGGVRHGHTLGSPLALTVENKDWTHWTKIMGIEPLSDDEAEEVKRKIQRPRPGHADLVGGMKYGHRDLRNVLERSSARETTVRVAAGAVAKKLLKLLGIEVASHVREIGGVKAEDCSYTSIQELQERTEESPVRCLDDGAAQKMMEAIDTAKKNGDSIGGIVEVIVEGMPAGVGSYVHYDRKLDAKVARAVMSINAFKGVEFGLGFEMAHKPGSEVHDEIAWNEKDGYYRKTNRLGGFEGGMSTGMPIVVKGVMKPIPTLYKPLQSVDIETKEPFSASIERSDSCAVPAAAVVAEAVVAWELAAAIIEQFNSDRFDALVKTIDEHRQYTEEY
- the aroB gene encoding 3-dehydroquinate synthase translates to MEKLQILTESKKYPVFIGEDSIQSISELLKDNVGAYSKLLIITDETVASLHLEVLQSYLKENGQAAVHIVPAGESCKTFKVYEDCLSFAIQEGLDRKSVIIAFGGGAVGDLAGFVAASFMRGIRFVQVPTTILAHDSAVGGKVAINHPLGKNMVGAFHQPEFVLYDIQFLQTLPAKELRSGFAEAIKHALISDISFYEYLKENITEINDLIRNQDVLIYILKKGIQVKADIVEKDEKEAGVRAFLNFGHTLGHAIEAEAGYGTITHGEAVMIGMVFALKISIETYDIPFSLVDFISWIRVLGYQIEPTQVSFEQLWQWMVRDKKAVQNNPVFVLLKEIGEPELVKLDKTYLQKVYHELFSLSN
- the ndk gene encoding nucleoside-diphosphate kinase, whose amino-acid sequence is MEKTFLMVKPDGVQRALIGDIVARFEKKGFHLAGAKLMSISKELAEQHYGEHKERPFFGELVDFITSGPVFAMVWQGENVIATARQMMGSTNPKDAAPGTIRGDFALTVGKNIIHGSDSPESAEREIGLFFKNEELVEYKKLINEWIY